The following are encoded together in the Phaseolus vulgaris cultivar G19833 chromosome 9, P. vulgaris v2.0, whole genome shotgun sequence genome:
- the LOC137822994 gene encoding uncharacterized protein, translated as MTRTTILQLVGFQVLVILLSAGADYIPPSRFDGFAYREGSLGLLDTVLIEAFYDPVCPDSRDSWPSLKQALHHYGSRVSLLLHLLPLPYHDNAFVTSRALHIVSNLNASATFPLLEWFFKHQEKFYGAHTRNLSRASIVEEVVKSATQVLGSSYYNAIKNAFNDTNTDYQTRVSFKYAASRGVYGTPFFYVNGFLLPDTGAAIDYKAWRKVIDPLVSTKKKSIQNAESLHFFL; from the exons ATGACGCGGACGACAATACTGCAATTGGTTGGTTTTCAGGTTTTGGTTATTCTGTTGAGTGCTGGTGCCGATTACATACCGCCTTCAAGATTTGATGGCTTCGCTTACAGAGAAGGGTCGTTGGGTTTATTGGATACAGTTTTGATCGAAGCGTTTTATGATCCAGTGTGCCCAGACAGCAGGGATTCATGGCCCTCACTCAAACAGGCTCTTCATCACTACGGTTCTCGGGTTTCACTTCTTCTTCACCTTTTACCTCTACC TTACCACGACAATGCTTTTGTTACGTCTCGTGCTTTGCACATCGTCAGCAATTTGAACGCATCTGCAACTTTTCCCTTGCTGGAGTGGTTCTTCAAGCACCAG GAGAAATTCTATGGGGCTCACACACGGAACTTGTCTAGGGCTTCTATTGTGGAGGAGGTAGTGAAGTCTGCAACACAAGTACTTGGGAGCTCTTATTATAATGCTATAAAGAATGCCTTCAATGACACAAATACTGATTATCAGACCAGAGTTTCTTTTAAG TATGCTGCTTCGAGAGGGGTGTATGGAACGCCTTTTTTCTATGTCAATGGATTCTTGTTGCCTGATACTGGAGCTGCCATTGACTACAAGGCTTGGAGGAAGGTCATTGACCCATTGGTTAGTACCAAGAAGAAGAGTATCCAAAATGCAGAGTCTCTTCATTTCTTCTTGTAA
- the LOC137822109 gene encoding uncharacterized protein: MTLYTTDNNVWCKVFPTSLQGEPLTWFTELPPNSIDDFDVLAAKFSTQYATSRPHHMSFMSLLAVQQEKGESLRTFLDRFNKACMNIRGLKQEVALHHLVSAIRPSRFTESLIKKPPQDMEDLRTRATKFMQIEEHIDYHQRFKAVGSGVLKDQTPSKEREVETERTVRTTPRSDRNRGGRIPRFNSYTPLTVPRGRALDEALQTDLIPTLKQYQTPPNADTVKHCQYHRNFGHTTEGCQALKDKIEELIQAGHLRQFVKKIRNSRSPPRSTDRPSRGDDRSYRNNYKRRTDHSQASRKHSESPVRRTHARSTSPDRTPALDNESAKSSI; encoded by the coding sequence atgactttgtataccACAGATAACAATGTGTGGTGTAAAGTATTCCCCACGTCGCTTCAGGGAGAACCTCTTACTTGGTTTACAGAGCTGCCTCCGAATTCCATTGACGACTTCGACGTCTTAGCCGCAAAATTCTCTACTCAATATGCCACCAGCCGACCGCATCACATGTCCTTCATGTCCCTCCTAGCGGTACAACAAGAGAAAGGTGAATCTCTCAGAACCTTTTTAGATAGATTCAACAAGGCATGTATGAATATCCGAGGGCTCAAACAGGAAGTCGCATTACACCATTTGGTTTCGGCCATCCGACCGAGCCGTTTTACCGAAAGTCTCATCAAAAAGCCACCTCAAGACATGGAAGATCTTCGAACTcgagcaaccaaattcatgcaaatcgaGGAACACATTGACTATCACCAACGGTTCAAAGCCGTCGGATCCGGAGTCCTCAAAGATCAAACCCCGAGCAAAGAAAGAGAAGTCGAGACCGAACGGACCGTCCGAACCACCCCAAGGTCCGACCGGAACAGAGGAGGCCGAATCCCCAGGTTTAACAGTTACACCCCTTTAACTGTTCCGAGGGGACGAGCCCTAGATGAAGCACTACAAACGGATTTAATTCCGACACTAAAACAATATCAAACACCACCGAATGCAGATACTGTTAAGCATTGTCAATACCATCGAAATTTCGGCCACACGACCGAAGGATGTCAAGCGTTGAAGGACAAAATCGAAGAGCTCATCCAGGCTGGCCATTTGCGGCAGTTCGTCAAGAAGATAAGGAATTCAAGATCCCCACCACGAAGTACCGATCGTCCATCCCGTGGTGACGACCGGTCATACCGTAATAATTACAAACGTCGAACTGACCATAGCCAGGCTTCGCGGAAACACAGTGAAAGCCCCGTCCGACGTACACACGCCCGTAGCACAAGTCCCGACCGAACGCCCGCCCTCGACAACGAGTCCGCGAAGTCATCAATATGA